In Dolichospermum flos-aquae CCAP 1403/13F, the following proteins share a genomic window:
- a CDS encoding tRNA dihydrouridine synthase codes for MFQVSLPQSLQKNLPFTALAPMQDVTNLWFMKVIAHYGSPDYFFTEYFRVNDTSRLNSKILAAITENDTGRPVFAQMIGESIPDLVRTAKELCKYNIAGVDLNMGCPAPRIYRKNVGGGLLREPEKVERILGELRAAVNDKPLTVKMRVGFENTDNLYEILDIINRHNIDLLSLHGRTVKDMYHGEVKYDLIAEAVRRVDCPVLANGNINSATTALEVLSQTGAAGVMVGRWAIGNPWLFNQIRQALRGEQITPVPLVDVRNYIDRLCQTPTASTMPERARVGYLKMFLNYIALSVDTEGNFLRLMRRAQTEVELFNLCDLFLLADLTKTLALAPQSGSQKSKVKSQN; via the coding sequence ATGTTCCAGGTATCGCTCCCCCAATCGCTTCAGAAAAACCTACCCTTCACTGCTCTTGCGCCCATGCAAGATGTGACAAACCTGTGGTTCATGAAAGTTATTGCCCACTACGGCAGTCCTGACTACTTCTTTACCGAGTATTTCCGCGTCAATGATACCTCACGGCTCAATTCTAAAATTCTGGCAGCAATTACCGAAAATGATACCGGTCGCCCTGTTTTTGCACAAATGATTGGCGAAAGTATTCCCGATTTAGTGAGAACAGCAAAGGAACTCTGCAAATATAATATCGCGGGAGTAGATTTAAACATGGGCTGTCCCGCGCCGAGAATCTATCGCAAAAATGTTGGCGGTGGATTGCTGAGAGAACCGGAAAAAGTCGAGCGGATTTTGGGAGAACTGCGTGCTGCTGTGAATGATAAACCTTTAACCGTGAAGATGCGCGTAGGCTTTGAAAATACAGATAACCTTTACGAAATTCTCGATATAATCAATCGCCACAATATTGATTTGCTCAGTTTGCATGGTCGCACGGTGAAAGATATGTATCACGGGGAAGTTAAGTATGATTTGATTGCGGAAGCGGTAAGACGGGTGGATTGTCCAGTACTTGCCAATGGTAATATCAACTCGGCGACAACTGCCCTGGAAGTGCTTTCGCAAACGGGTGCAGCGGGTGTGATGGTGGGACGCTGGGCAATTGGCAATCCTTGGCTGTTTAATCAAATTCGCCAGGCTTTGCGAGGAGAACAGATCACACCTGTTCCTTTAGTAGATGTACGCAATTATATTGATCGTTTATGTCAAACTCCCACAGCCTCAACTATGCCAGAGCGAGCGCGGGTAGGCTACCTGAAAATGTTCCTTAACTACATTGCTTTAAGTGTTGACACTGAAGGTAATTTCCTGCGGCTGATGAGACGGGCGCAGACTGAGGTAGAACTGTTTAACCTCTGCGATCTCTTTCTCCTTGCTGATCTGACAAAAACGTTAGCCCTAGCACCGCAAAGCGGAAGTCAAAAGTCAAAAGTCAAAAGTCAAAATTAA
- a CDS encoding AAA family ATPase, with protein sequence MKIKFSNLGSIQETELDLRPLTVIIGPNNSNKTYIAYSTYGLWQCAGTILSASFAIISKLRVTQQGEGNWSLIIDNDLLDLFVKDAEEAAKNFQASALESFFQDSSRKLFLQTSFEILISRQEVENAINQLTQRESFIVIGGTSLKINREDNRLFFEFLKINSEERIGENIIIDGNFVDLFEDFLNDVKNDEKIKLLFTVIVKKILFSDVFPFPAERNAFINTYKMLANRRYKLLKQTQRELFSSSSEKRLELLKEQGDIRYPQPVEDFLDFLSEIELEKTVKITSSNKNEFQKLADEIEKQLQNKNKTNLKPTKLGGKEIKVLVKKGLEIDIYNASSSIKQLAPLLLYLRYRASKGHFLVIDEPEMNLHPESQAKLLEALSILVNLGVRILLTTHSPYIMAHLNNLVNGNHENPEILKRQSSSLYLQDERAFLPIDKVSAYEMKDNKLVSLNDPDYGIRWDTLSDVAVDIQQKFFEIYEAGREKADETEE encoded by the coding sequence ATGAAAATCAAATTCTCAAATTTAGGTAGTATTCAAGAAACAGAGTTAGATTTGCGTCCTCTGACAGTAATTATTGGACCGAATAATTCAAATAAAACCTATATTGCCTATTCTACCTACGGTTTGTGGCAGTGTGCTGGTACAATATTAAGTGCCTCATTTGCTATAATCAGCAAATTAAGAGTTACTCAACAAGGAGAAGGTAATTGGTCTTTGATAATAGATAATGATCTACTTGATTTATTTGTAAAAGATGCGGAAGAAGCAGCAAAAAACTTTCAAGCAAGTGCTTTAGAATCATTTTTTCAAGATTCAAGTCGCAAGCTTTTTTTGCAAACGTCATTTGAAATATTAATTTCCCGTCAAGAAGTGGAAAATGCCATAAATCAATTAACTCAACGGGAATCTTTTATTGTAATAGGTGGAACTTCTCTAAAAATTAATCGCGAAGACAATAGGTTGTTTTTTGAATTTTTGAAGATAAATAGTGAAGAAAGAATAGGAGAAAATATAATAATAGATGGTAATTTCGTTGATTTATTTGAGGATTTCTTAAATGATGTAAAAAACGATGAAAAAATAAAATTATTATTTACAGTGATTGTAAAAAAAATACTTTTTTCTGATGTTTTTCCATTTCCTGCCGAAAGAAATGCGTTTATAAATACCTATAAAATGCTGGCAAATAGACGTTATAAACTTCTTAAGCAAACTCAAAGAGAATTATTTAGTAGTAGTTCAGAAAAACGACTCGAACTACTAAAAGAACAAGGTGATATCCGTTATCCACAACCAGTAGAAGATTTCTTAGATTTTTTATCTGAGATAGAACTTGAAAAAACAGTAAAAATAACTTCCAGCAATAAAAATGAATTTCAGAAGTTAGCAGATGAGATTGAAAAACAGCTACAAAACAAAAATAAAACTAATTTAAAACCTACTAAATTAGGTGGAAAAGAAATAAAAGTTTTAGTTAAAAAAGGTTTGGAAATTGATATATATAATGCTTCTTCTTCCATTAAACAACTTGCACCATTACTGTTATATTTAAGATATCGTGCAAGTAAAGGTCATTTTCTGGTAATAGATGAACCAGAGATGAACTTACACCCAGAATCACAAGCAAAGCTGCTGGAAGCATTATCTATTCTTGTCAATCTTGGTGTGAGAATTTTACTCACTACCCATAGTCCCTATATTATGGCACATCTGAATAATTTAGTTAATGGTAATCATGAAAATCCTGAAATATTAAAACGTCAATCTTCATCTTTATATCTTCAAGATGAAAGAGCATTTTTACCTATTGATAAAGTTAGTGCTTATGAAATGAAAGATAATAAATTAGTTTCATTAAATGATCCAGATTATGGCATTAGATGGGATACTTTAAGTGATGTTGCTGTAGATATTCAACAAAAGTTTTTTGAAATTTATGAAGCAGGACGAGAAAAAGCAGATGAAACAGAAGAATAA
- the glmM gene encoding phosphoglucosamine mutase codes for MVSSMARTQGCISEVENSGMFNSIPLPTNALFGTDGIRGKVGDLLNAPLALKVGFWAGIVLRNYATDLGPIILGQDSRNSSDMLAMALSAGLTAAGLEVWYLGLCPTPCVAYLASITNAIGGIMISASHNPPEDNGIKIFDAQGGKLSKALQGEIEAGLRGQLSPDLNINNCGRHYSRTELIKTYSQSIQTPLASGLTLQGMKIVLDLAWGAAVGLAPAVFTEMGAEVICLHNEADGDRINVNCGSTHLDILQAAVVANQADMGFAFDGDADRVLAVDNTGRSVNGDYILYLWGRHLQQKQQLPDNLIVSTVMANLGFERAWEQIGGKLIRTAVGDQYVQAEMQKTGGMLGGEQSGHILCSHYAMTGDGLLTALHIAAVVKEANLSLGEMVDQSFQTYPQILRNVRVLDRERRLGWESCQPVQQAIAKAEVAMGDHGRILVRASGTEPVIRVMVEAANAELVHHWTNELVAKVEEHLT; via the coding sequence ATGGTTTCATCAATGGCTCGAACTCAAGGCTGCATTTCCGAAGTTGAAAATAGTGGGATGTTCAATTCCATACCACTACCAACCAATGCTTTATTTGGTACAGATGGCATTCGCGGCAAGGTGGGAGACTTACTGAATGCACCTTTGGCTTTAAAAGTGGGTTTTTGGGCGGGAATTGTCCTCCGTAATTATGCCACTGATCTAGGACCAATTATCCTCGGACAAGACTCCAGAAACTCCAGTGATATGTTAGCCATGGCTTTGAGTGCTGGGTTAACCGCTGCTGGTTTAGAAGTGTGGTATTTGGGATTATGCCCCACTCCTTGTGTAGCCTATCTGGCCAGCATCACCAATGCCATTGGGGGAATCATGATTTCCGCCAGCCACAATCCCCCAGAAGACAATGGAATTAAAATCTTTGATGCCCAGGGTGGAAAGTTATCCAAAGCCCTACAAGGGGAAATTGAGGCGGGATTACGAGGTCAATTATCCCCCGATTTGAACATAAATAATTGCGGCAGACATTATTCACGAACAGAGTTAATTAAAACATATAGCCAGTCTATCCAAACACCTTTAGCATCTGGACTGACTCTCCAAGGCATGAAGATTGTTTTAGATTTAGCTTGGGGTGCAGCGGTGGGTTTAGCACCTGCGGTATTTACAGAAATGGGTGCGGAGGTCATTTGTTTACATAATGAGGCAGATGGCGATCGCATTAATGTCAATTGCGGTTCTACACATTTGGATATTCTCCAAGCCGCTGTAGTCGCCAATCAAGCCGATATGGGTTTTGCTTTTGACGGCGATGCAGATCGGGTTTTAGCTGTGGATAATACGGGAAGATCCGTTAATGGTGATTACATTCTTTACCTGTGGGGTCGCCATTTACAACAAAAACAACAACTCCCAGATAATCTGATAGTTTCCACTGTTATGGCTAATTTAGGCTTTGAAAGAGCTTGGGAACAAATAGGTGGTAAATTAATTCGTACCGCTGTTGGTGATCAATATGTGCAAGCGGAAATGCAGAAAACTGGGGGAATGTTGGGAGGAGAACAATCGGGACATATCCTTTGTAGTCATTATGCCATGACTGGAGATGGTTTATTAACAGCTTTGCATATTGCAGCGGTGGTGAAAGAGGCTAATCTTTCTTTGGGAGAAATGGTAGATCAAAGTTTCCAAACCTATCCGCAAATCTTACGGAATGTGCGAGTATTAGATCGGGAACGACGCTTAGGATGGGAAAGTTGTCAACCTGTCCAACAAGCGATCGCTAAAGCCGAAGTAGCAATGGGTGATCATGGTAGAATCCTAGTTCGGGCTTCGGGAACAGAACCCGTAATTAGAGTTATGGTAGAGGCCGCTAATGCTGAACTTGTCCACCATTGGACAAATGAATTAGTTGCAAAAGTTGAGGAACACCTAACTTAA
- the polA gene encoding DNA polymerase I, translating to MTFNSSVINKPTFILIDGHSLAFRSYFAFAKGRDGGLRTKAGIPTSVCFGFFKCLLEVIATQQPQAVAVAFDLGSPTFRHQADDTYKAGRAETPEDFIPDLENLYELLQSLNLPILTAPGYEADDILGTLAQKAAASGYRVKILSGDRDLFQLIDADKEITVLNFTPEALKRSTNSIAEFKAEEVKEKLGVFPTQVVDFKALCGDKSDNIPGVKGIGEKTAVQLLNTYNSLEEIYAAIDDIKGATQKKLITGKEDAEKSRYLAKIVCDVPLEIDWEDCQLTGFDNSLLIPILEKLEFKRFLETINEIQLKFGGEVVENKVSEIIAETDDDLWFFSAEDTAQEIKQNASPIQPRIINTEAKLTELVELLRKFTNPENPVAWDTETTALEPRDADLVGIGCCWGTESDQLAYIPIGHKNGDNLNRDLVLAALRPILESADYPKALQNAKFDRLILRCQGINLAGVVFDTMLASYLINPDSSHNLTDLSLRYLGLSGKSYGDLVPKGKTIADISISAVADYCGMDVYSTFGLVPKLREKLAETPTLYKLLNEVEQPLEAVLAELEYTGVRINSAYLKELSQQLEIELARLEITATEIAGEKFNLGSPKQLSHILFEKLGLSTKYSRKIQTGYSTDAATLEKLQEVDNTGFVEAIIENRTLSKLKSTYVDALPALVHPKSQRLHTDFNQTATSTGRLSSSHPNLQNIPIRTAFSRQIRKAFLPESGWLMVAADYSQIELRILAHLSQEPVLIQAYQQNEDIHTVTAKLVFEKENISSDERRFAKTINFGVIYGMGAQKFARETGINPIDAKLFIERFNERYANVFAYLEKVKKEAIAYGYVETILGRRRYFEFTSNSLRQLKGSKLEDINLQKLKNLGQYDAGLLRSAANAPIQGSSADIIKIAMVQLHEVLKNYQARLLLQVHDELVFEVPPQEWSQLQPQIKSVMENAVSLSVPLVVDIHAGDNWMETK from the coding sequence TTGACTTTTAATTCTTCAGTTATCAACAAGCCTACATTCATCTTAATTGATGGACACTCACTAGCTTTTCGTTCCTATTTTGCTTTTGCTAAAGGTAGAGATGGTGGACTTCGTACAAAAGCTGGCATTCCTACCAGTGTTTGTTTTGGTTTTTTTAAATGTTTGTTAGAGGTAATCGCTACACAACAGCCCCAAGCAGTAGCTGTGGCTTTTGATTTAGGTTCACCTACTTTTCGTCATCAAGCTGATGATACTTATAAAGCCGGACGTGCAGAAACTCCAGAAGACTTTATTCCCGACTTAGAAAATCTCTATGAGTTACTGCAAAGCTTGAATTTGCCTATACTTACTGCACCTGGTTATGAAGCAGATGATATATTGGGAACATTAGCACAAAAAGCCGCAGCGTCTGGGTATCGAGTTAAAATACTTTCTGGGGATAGAGATTTATTTCAATTAATTGATGCTGATAAAGAAATTACAGTTTTAAATTTTACTCCAGAAGCTTTAAAACGTTCTACAAATAGTATTGCTGAATTTAAAGCAGAAGAAGTTAAAGAAAAATTAGGAGTATTCCCGACACAAGTTGTTGATTTTAAAGCCTTATGTGGTGATAAATCAGATAATATTCCGGGAGTAAAAGGAATTGGTGAAAAGACAGCAGTACAACTATTAAATACTTATAATTCCCTGGAAGAAATTTATGCAGCTATAGATGATATTAAAGGTGCAACTCAGAAAAAACTAATTACTGGTAAAGAAGACGCGGAAAAATCTCGCTATTTAGCCAAGATAGTTTGTGATGTTCCTTTAGAAATTGATTGGGAAGATTGTCAATTAACAGGTTTTGATAATAGCTTACTCATCCCAATTTTAGAGAAATTAGAATTTAAAAGATTTTTAGAGACAATTAATGAGATTCAACTAAAGTTTGGTGGAGAAGTTGTAGAAAATAAAGTATCGGAAATAATCGCCGAAACAGACGATGATTTATGGTTTTTTAGTGCAGAAGACACAGCACAAGAAATAAAACAAAATGCTTCACCAATTCAACCACGCATTATTAATACAGAAGCTAAATTAACGGAATTGGTAGAACTTTTAAGAAAGTTCACAAATCCAGAAAATCCCGTTGCTTGGGATACAGAAACTACTGCACTAGAACCACGAGATGCAGATTTAGTGGGAATTGGTTGTTGTTGGGGAACAGAATCAGATCAACTTGCTTATATTCCTATTGGTCATAAAAACGGTGATAATTTAAATCGAGATTTGGTATTAGCAGCACTGCGGCCAATTTTGGAAAGTGCTGATTATCCCAAAGCTTTACAAAATGCTAAATTTGATCGGTTAATTCTGCGGTGTCAAGGCATTAATTTAGCTGGAGTGGTGTTTGATACTATGTTAGCCAGTTATTTGATTAATCCCGATAGCAGTCATAATTTAACTGATTTATCTTTGCGATATTTGGGATTAAGTGGAAAAAGTTATGGAGATTTAGTTCCCAAAGGGAAAACTATTGCTGATATTAGTATTTCTGCGGTTGCTGATTATTGCGGAATGGATGTTTATTCCACATTTGGCTTAGTACCAAAATTACGGGAGAAGTTAGCAGAAACGCCAACTTTATATAAACTGTTGAATGAAGTTGAACAACCGTTAGAAGCAGTTTTAGCGGAACTTGAATATACAGGAGTTCGCATTAATTCAGCTTATCTCAAAGAACTTTCACAGCAGTTAGAAATAGAATTAGCAAGGTTAGAAATAACAGCTACCGAAATTGCTGGGGAAAAATTTAATTTAGGTTCTCCTAAACAACTGAGTCATATTCTCTTTGAGAAATTAGGTTTAAGTACCAAATATTCTCGCAAAATTCAAACTGGTTATTCTACAGACGCTGCAACTTTAGAAAAACTTCAAGAAGTTGATAATACTGGATTTGTAGAAGCGATTATTGAAAATCGGACTTTATCAAAATTAAAATCTACCTATGTAGATGCTTTACCAGCTTTGGTACATCCCAAAAGCCAAAGATTACATACTGATTTTAACCAAACTGCAACTTCTACGGGTAGGTTATCTTCTTCTCATCCCAATTTACAAAATATCCCCATTCGGACTGCTTTTAGCCGACAAATTAGAAAGGCGTTTTTACCGGAATCAGGTTGGTTAATGGTAGCTGCTGATTACTCACAAATTGAGTTAAGAATTTTGGCGCATTTGAGTCAAGAACCTGTATTAATTCAAGCCTATCAGCAAAATGAAGATATTCATACTGTAACGGCAAAATTAGTCTTTGAGAAAGAAAATATTAGTTCAGATGAAAGACGTTTTGCGAAGACGATTAATTTTGGGGTAATTTATGGTATGGGAGCGCAAAAGTTTGCCAGAGAAACGGGAATAAATCCGATAGATGCGAAATTGTTTATTGAGCGATTTAATGAAAGATACGCTAATGTTTTTGCATATTTGGAGAAAGTGAAAAAAGAAGCTATTGCTTATGGTTATGTGGAAACTATTTTGGGTAGAAGACGTTATTTTGAATTTACTAGTAATAGTTTACGGCAGTTAAAAGGTAGTAAGTTAGAGGATATTAATTTGCAGAAATTAAAGAATTTAGGTCAATATGATGCTGGGTTACTCCGTTCTGCTGCCAATGCACCAATTCAAGGTTCTAGTGCGGATATTATCAAAATAGCAATGGTGCAATTACATGAAGTTCTGAAGAACTATCAAGCGCGGTTATTGTTACAAGTTCATGATGAATTAGTCTTTGAAGTTCCTCCCCAAGAGTGGTCCCAATTGCAACCACAAATTAAGTCGGTAATGGAAAATGCTGTTTCTTTATCTGTTCCTTTAGTCGTTGATATTCATGCGGGGGATAATTGGATGGAAACTAAGTGA
- a CDS encoding peroxiredoxin has protein sequence MTLRLGDTVPNFTQASTHGEIDFYAWAGDSWVVLFSHPADFTPVCTTELGTVAKLKPEFDKRNVKAIALSVDDVESHKGWVGDIEETQSTTLNYPILADPDRKVSELYDMIHPNAAATVTVRSVFVIDNNKKLRLTFTYPPSTGRNFDEILRVIDSLQLTDNYSVATPADWKDGEDVVIVPSLKDPEVLKAKFPKGYEEIKPYLRMTPQPNK, from the coding sequence ATGACTCTTCGTCTTGGTGATACAGTACCTAACTTTACTCAAGCCTCTACTCATGGGGAAATTGACTTTTACGCCTGGGCTGGTGATAGCTGGGTGGTACTATTTTCTCATCCTGCCGACTTTACACCAGTTTGCACTACCGAACTCGGCACAGTTGCCAAACTCAAACCAGAATTTGATAAACGCAATGTGAAAGCGATCGCTCTCAGCGTTGATGATGTAGAATCTCACAAGGGCTGGGTGGGTGATATTGAAGAAACCCAAAGCACCACTCTCAATTACCCAATTTTGGCAGATCCAGATCGTAAAGTTTCCGAACTTTATGATATGATTCACCCCAACGCAGCGGCTACTGTTACTGTGCGTTCGGTTTTTGTAATTGACAACAACAAAAAACTGCGTCTGACTTTCACCTATCCTCCCAGCACTGGCCGCAACTTTGATGAAATTTTGCGCGTCATTGATTCTCTGCAATTAACTGATAATTACAGTGTTGCTACTCCCGCAGACTGGAAAGATGGTGAAGATGTGGTAATTGTCCCTTCTTTGAAAGATCCTGAAGTCCTCAAAGCCAAGTTTCCCAAAGGTTATGAAGAAATTAAGCCTTATTTGCGGATGACTCCTCAACCTAACAAGTAG
- a CDS encoding antitoxin family protein, which translates to MKFSIMPPTLKAIYRNGTFILETACNLSEGSKVELLIQSSSVVSPPISDVESKQRFLKSLISRMQQNPIPLNAPRFTREMLHERC; encoded by the coding sequence ATGAAGTTTTCTATTATGCCCCCTACACTAAAAGCAATCTATCGTAACGGCACATTCATTTTGGAAACAGCCTGTAATTTATCTGAAGGTTCTAAGGTGGAATTACTCATTCAATCAAGTTCTGTGGTTTCACCTCCTATTTCCGATGTAGAAAGTAAACAACGGTTTCTCAAATCTCTAATTTCACGAATGCAACAAAATCCGATTCCATTAAATGCACCTCGTTTCACACGGGAGATGCTGCATGAACGCTGTTAA
- a CDS encoding DUF4351 domain-containing protein, which produces MSFDNVCKLLAEKYPFDFAKWLLPQAPKTIKVLKTELSIEPIRADFVTFLQTENRILHIEFQTNPQSKPPIPFRELDYSVRLIRTYQVPVTQVVIFLQETNDPIVFTEEYVNETTRHRYRVIRMWEQDSALFLNNLALLPLAPLTQTNSPQGLLSQIANSVAKIADRETKQDIAAYTEILAGLRFEKDFIRQLLSEDIMQESVIYQDILQKGERIGEQRGEQKGEIKFCLFLLNQRFGELDSLIVERVKGLPVEQLENLGAALFNISEVADLVTWLNQQDHQN; this is translated from the coding sequence ATGAGTTTTGACAACGTTTGCAAACTATTAGCAGAAAAATATCCCTTTGATTTTGCTAAATGGTTGCTTCCCCAAGCACCAAAAACCATCAAAGTCTTAAAAACCGAATTGAGTATAGAACCAATTCGCGCTGATTTTGTCACCTTCTTACAAACAGAAAATCGGATTTTACATATTGAATTTCAAACCAACCCACAATCTAAACCTCCAATTCCTTTTAGAGAGTTAGATTATTCAGTGAGATTAATCCGTACATATCAAGTTCCTGTAACCCAAGTAGTGATTTTCTTACAAGAAACAAATGATCCAATTGTTTTCACTGAAGAATATGTTAACGAAACAACCAGACACCGTTATCGTGTAATCAGAATGTGGGAACAAGATTCAGCCTTATTTCTCAATAATCTGGCATTATTACCATTAGCACCATTAACACAGACAAATTCACCTCAAGGCTTATTATCCCAGATTGCCAATAGTGTTGCTAAAATTGCAGATAGGGAGACTAAACAGGATATTGCAGCTTACACAGAGATTTTAGCAGGTTTGCGATTTGAGAAAGACTTTATTCGTCAATTGTTAAGTGAGGATATTATGCAAGAGTCAGTCATTTATCAGGATATTTTGCAGAAGGGAGAAAGAATAGGAGAACAAAGAGGAGAACAAAAAGGAGAAATTAAATTTTGTTTGTTTTTACTTAATCAACGGTTTGGGGAACTTGATTCTTTAATAGTTGAAAGAGTCAAAGGTTTACCTGTTGAACAGTTAGAAAATTTAGGTGCGGCGTTGTTTAATATTTCTGAAGTTGCTGATTTGGTAACTTGGTTAAATCAACAAGATCATCAAAACTAA
- a CDS encoding biliverdin-producing heme oxygenase, with the protein MSSNLASKLRVGTKKAHTMAENVGFVKCFLKGVVEKNSYRKLVANFYFIYSAMEEEMEKHKHHPILSKIYFPELNRKHTLEQDLTYYYGYNWREEIKLSAAGAAYVNRIREISATEPELLIAHSYTRYLGDLSGGQILKNIAQTAMKLGEGEGTAFYEFADITDEKAFKAKYRANLDAMPIDDTTGDRITEEANAAFGVNMKMFQELEGNLIKAIGIMVYNAMTRKRTKGSTELVTAD; encoded by the coding sequence ATGAGCAGCAATTTAGCAAGCAAATTACGCGTGGGTACAAAGAAAGCACACACAATGGCAGAAAATGTGGGTTTTGTCAAGTGTTTTTTAAAGGGAGTTGTGGAAAAAAACTCCTACCGCAAGTTGGTTGCTAACTTTTACTTCATTTACTCCGCTATGGAAGAGGAAATGGAAAAACACAAGCATCACCCAATTTTGAGCAAAATTTACTTTCCTGAACTTAACCGCAAGCATACCTTGGAGCAAGACTTAACTTACTACTATGGTTACAATTGGCGAGAGGAAATCAAATTATCTGCTGCGGGTGCGGCTTATGTAAACCGGATTCGGGAAATTTCTGCGACTGAACCAGAATTATTAATTGCTCATTCCTATACCCGTTATCTAGGTGATTTATCCGGGGGACAAATCCTCAAAAATATTGCCCAAACGGCGATGAAATTGGGTGAAGGTGAAGGAACTGCTTTTTATGAGTTTGCAGATATTACCGATGAGAAGGCATTTAAGGCTAAGTATAGAGCCAATTTAGATGCTATGCCTATTGATGATACTACAGGCGATCGCATTACTGAAGAAGCAAATGCCGCTTTTGGTGTGAACATGAAGATGTTCCAAGAGTTGGAAGGTAATTTGATTAAAGCCATTGGCATCATGGTTTACAATGCCATGACTCGGAAACGGACAAAAGGTAGCACTGAATTGGTAACTGCTGATTGA
- the bioU gene encoding (S)-8-amino-7-oxononanoate synthase BioU has protein sequence MVLSENLGLCHLTKLTMNTQPTNQPIRVGVLGFGGLGQAAAKLLVSKREMILVAAADQKGYAYSTQGLNTQACITTYQNQGTVGYLEPVGTLSNSSIQDLIATGQPVDGYFLALPNLPNDFIPSVAKEFIKAGWRGVLVDAIKRTSAVEQLLAMKDELQAAGITYMTGCGATPGLLTAAAALAAQSYAEIHNVEITFGVGIANWEAYRATVREDIGHMPGYSVEAARAMTDAEVEALLDQTNGVLTLVNMEHADDVMLEVAGICSRDRVTVGGVVDTRNSKKPLSTNVKITGRTFEGKISTHTFTLGDETSMAANVCGPAFGYLKAAQELHQRGISGLFTAAEIMPKFVK, from the coding sequence GTGGTTTTATCTGAAAATTTAGGTTTATGCCACCTTACTAAACTAACTATGAACACACAACCAACAAACCAACCTATTCGCGTCGGAGTCCTGGGATTTGGTGGACTCGGACAAGCAGCAGCAAAACTCCTCGTCAGCAAACGAGAAATGATCTTAGTTGCAGCCGCAGACCAAAAGGGCTACGCTTATTCCACCCAAGGCTTAAATACCCAAGCTTGTATTACCACTTACCAAAATCAAGGTACAGTCGGTTATTTAGAACCAGTTGGGACATTAAGCAATAGCAGTATTCAGGATTTAATCGCCACCGGTCAACCTGTAGATGGTTATTTTCTGGCTTTACCCAACCTTCCTAATGACTTTATTCCCTCGGTAGCCAAAGAGTTCATTAAAGCAGGTTGGCGCGGTGTTCTGGTAGATGCCATTAAACGCACCAGTGCAGTCGAACAACTCCTGGCCATGAAAGACGAACTGCAAGCAGCGGGAATTACATACATGACTGGCTGTGGTGCTACTCCTGGACTGTTAACCGCCGCCGCCGCTTTAGCTGCCCAAAGTTACGCCGAAATTCACAACGTGGAAATTACCTTTGGTGTGGGAATTGCTAACTGGGAAGCCTACCGCGCCACTGTTCGGGAAGATATTGGTCATATGCCAGGTTATAGTGTAGAAGCCGCTAGAGCCATGACTGACGCAGAAGTAGAAGCATTACTCGATCAAACTAATGGTGTGTTAACTTTGGTAAATATGGAACACGCCGATGATGTCATGCTAGAAGTCGCGGGAATTTGTTCACGGGATAGAGTCACAGTTGGTGGTGTTGTTGATACCCGCAACTCCAAAAAGCCCCTAAGTACCAATGTGAAAATTACAGGACGTACCTTTGAGGGGAAGATATCCACTCACACCTTTACATTAGGCGATGAAACCAGCATGGCCGCTAATGTCTGTGGTCCTGCCTTTGGTTATCTCAAAGCCGCTCAGGAATTGCATCAACGCGGCATTTCTGGCTTATTCACGGCTGCGGAAATCATGCCTAAATTTGTGAAATAA